In Balaenoptera ricei isolate mBalRic1 chromosome 4, mBalRic1.hap2, whole genome shotgun sequence, the following are encoded in one genomic region:
- the UTS2B gene encoding urotensin-2B produces MNKILSTTLCFGLLTLSVMIFLESVHGLPYFIQGNELFPDKEDTDREELLLALLNKNFDFQRPSNIDIELANKLEELNQLEKLKEQLMEAKDAEMSYAISGLSSSHPNKRACFWKYCV; encoded by the exons aTGAATAAGATCCTCTCAACCACTCTTTGTTTTGGACTCCTAACTTTATCTGTAATGATCTTTTTAGAATCGGTGCATGGGCTGCCATATTTTATCCAAG GAAATGAATTGTTTCCAGATAAAGAAGATACAGATCGCGAAGAACTATTGCTGGCTCTACTGAATAAAAATTTTGATTTCCAAAGACCTTCCAACATTG ATATAGAGCTGGCTAACAAATTGGAAGAACTTAACCAG CTGGAAAAACTGAAAGAGCAGCTCATGGAGGCAAAGGATGCTGAGATGTCTTATGCTATAAGTGGTCTATCTTCTTCCCATCCTAATAAGCGAG cttGCTTTTGGAAATACTGTGTCTAA